The Qipengyuania aurantiaca genome contains the following window.
GCCTTGGGTGTTACCGGCCAGCGCCTTGCGCGCAGTGGCGAGGTCGGCCTTCGCCTGGTCTGCCTGTCCCCGCACCATGCGCGAACGGATCAGCCGCGCCCAGCCTTCCGGATTGTCGGGATCGGACTTGAGGCGCGTGGCGAGGCCTTCGACCATCTGCTCGATCATCGCCTCCTGCTCGGACGGCGGCAAGGCGTTCGCCGCGTTCACCGTCGCGGCATCGAGAGCGGGCGGGCGGCCCGACATGGCGGGCGGGGGCGGGGCGGCGTTGAGGCGATCCGAAACATCGGTGCCAAGCTCGGCGGCGAGCGCGTCGATATCGCGGCGCACGTCGGCCTGCCACGGCGCATCGGGCGGGGCGGCGTTCGCGAGTTCGATCCACAGGTCGAGCGCCTCCTTTTGCTTACCCTGCTGCGCCAGCCAGCGCCCGCGGAAATAGCGCGCGCGCGGTTCGGTGGGATCGATGGCGAGCGCCTGCTCGAAAGCCTGCCGCGCGTCGGCCGTGACCTCGCCCTCCGCGACCGCGACCAGCGCTTCGCCATAGCCCGAGCGGGCCGCGGCGCTTTGCGGGAGCAGCTCGATCGCGCGCTCGAAAGGCGCAATCGCCTGCTGCGGGCGGTTGGTCATGAGATAGGACCAGCCCAGCATCCGAAAGCCCTCGCCATCCTCGGGGTTCGCCTCCAGCCGCGCGGCGAGCCGGTCGATCATCGTGTCGACGTCTTCAAGCTGCTGCCCGCTCTGGTTGAGCGCCATGGCGCTTCCGGGCACAGCGCTCGTGGCCGAGCCATCGTCTTGTGACCTCAGCAGCAGCACCGCCAAGGTCGCGGCCACCAGCACACCGGCCCCGATCAAGAGCAGCCGCGTGCGGTCGAAAGCGGGCTTGGCGGGGGCATCGCCGGTCACGGTTTCGCCGGTACCGGTTGCGCGCGCCGACTGGCTCTGCTGCCAGAGGCGCATGGCGACAATACCGACGGCCATACCGGCCAGCGCGGTCAGGATCGTAGCAAGCACTCGAAATCTCCCAATACACGTGCTTCGCGACCGCATTGGGCTTTTGCCACTTGCCCGGCACTATACTGATCGGGACGCGCTTCGCCACGAAATATCCGAAAACTTGCGCGGCGGGTTTCTGTTACCTAAGATCGGATCGGGGCGTGTGACCACGTTTAGAGGCGGAGCCCACCGCCATGGATACGATAACTACCCAGCCCGTCGGCCGCATTCGCCGACTGCGACTCAGGCCTCGCCAGCCCGAGCGCCTCGCTTCGGTTATCGTCCTGGCCCTTGTTCTCGCCGCGCTGGTCTACGGCTTTCTCCATCGCAACGACAGCTGGCTCGATCCCGAGGATGGGGTCGGCTACTGGCTGGGCATCGCAGGCGCTTCGATGATGCTGATCCTGCTCATCTACCCCTTGCGCAAACGCAATCCCAAGCTGCGCCCGCTGGGATCGGTGGGGTTCTGGTTCCGCTTCCACATGCTGCTTGGACTGCTCGGGCCTGTAACGATCCTCTACCATTCGCGCTTCGGCTGGGGCTCGCTCAACAGCGGAATGGCGCTGATGGCGATGATCATCGTCGCCTCGAGCGGGCTGATCGGACGCTTCCTCTATTCGCGCGTCCACCGTGGCTACTCGACCCGCACCATCGCCATCCGCGACCTGAAGCGCGACATGGACGAACTGCTGGACGACCTCGAGCACGAGCATATCGGCGACGCTTACGTCATCGACACGCTGCACGACCTTGAGGATCGCGCGCTGGCATCGGGCCGGTCCTTCTGGTCCGGGGCTCGGTCCTTCGTCAGCCTGCGCCTGCGCTCGCTGATCATCCGGCGCGAGATCCGCCGCCAGTTGCAGGACCCGGACGCAAAGCATCGGGAGGAACTGCTGCTGGGGCTGGAAGATTTCTTCCGCGCGACTCGCCGCGCGTCCAGCTTCGCCTTCTACAGCCGCCTGCTTCGCCTGTGGCACTATCTCCACCTGCCGCTGTTCGTGCTGCTGGTGGCGGCTGTCACGCTCCATATCGTTGCGGTGCACCAGTACTGATGCGCAGCCTGCGCGCCTTGATCACGCTGTTGCTGCTGATGGCAGCCGCGCCGCTGATGGGGCAATCGATCATCGAGCGGCTGGTCACGCCCGGCCCGCTGTCGCAGCCGCACGCAAAGCTGGAGGACAGCTGCAATTCCTGCCACGCCAACTTCCGCAAGGAGGCGCAAAACTCCAAATGCCTCGCCTGCCATACCGATGTCGCCTCCGACATCCGTGCCGGTGCCGGCTATCACGGGCGCAGTTCCAACGCGCGGCGCAGCGACTGCAAGACCTGCCATACCGAGCATAAGGGACGGCGCGCCAACATCGTGCGGCTCAACACCCGCACCTTCAACCACGATTTGACCGATTTCCCGCTGCGTGGCGGCCATGCGAAGGTCTCCTGCGCCTCGTGTCACACGGGCGGCAAGGCCTACCGCCTCGCGCCGACCACCTGCCGCGGCTGCCACAAGAGCGACGATCCGCACAAGGGCCGCCTCGGCCCGCGATGCCAGGATTGCCACCAGGTCTCGAGCTGGCAATCGCTCAAGCCCTTCGACCACTCCAAGACCGGCTTCCGCCTCACCGGCGCGCATTCGGGGACGAGCTGCATGTCCTGCCACAAGGGTCAGCAATGGTCGGGGCTGACGACGAGTTGCTACGGCTGCCACAAGCAGGACGACGCGCATAACGGGACGCGTGGGACCAATTGTTCGAGCTGCCACACGACCAGTTCGTGGCGCGACGTGAAGTTCGACCACGACACGACCGGTTTCTCGCTGATCGGGGCGCATGCGCAGGCCAGTTGCTCCTCGTGCCACGGGGCGAACAATGCGATCAAGAACCCGCCGACGACCTGCTACGGCTGCCACGAGAAGGACGACAGCCACCAGGGCGCGAACGGGACGCAATGCGCGGATTGCCATGTCCCGCAAGGCTGGTCGCGCATCCAGTTCGATCACGACCGGCTGACCGACTTCCCCCTGCGCGGCGCGCACAGGCAGGCGAGCTGCGAAAGCTGCCATATCCACCCGCCGAAGGTCGCCGCTCCGCCGACCACCTGTTTCGGCTGTCACGAGGAAGACGACAGCCACAAGGGCGGCAACGGCACCGACTGCGCGCGTTGCCATACCGAAACCGACTGGGAGGCGGTGGAATTCGACCACGCCACCATGACCGGCTTCCCGCTGCTCGGCAAACACGCCCAGGCACGCTGCGAGGATTGCCATATCGAGGCCTCGGACCAGGTGAAGCTGGTGCCGCAATGCGCGTCCTGCCACTATGAGGACGACGTCCACAAGGCGGAACTCGGCCCCTCATGCGGGCGCTGCCACGACTCAAACGACTGGACGACCAACATCAGCTTCGACCATGCGCTGACCAGTTTCCCGCTGCTGGGCAAGCATGCCGATATCGATTGCACGGACTGCCACGCCGACCAGACATTTACGGTCAAGGGCCCGCAATGCGCCGATTGTCATGTCGACGAGCACCACGAAGGCCGTCTCGGCACGCCCGCACAATGCGGGAATTGCCACAACGCCAGCGACTGGAAGGCGTGGAGTTTCGATCACGATACGCAAACCCAATTCCCCCTCACCGGCAAGCACAAGGGGCTGGTATGCGAATCCTGTCATGCGAGAGCGGGGGACCCGGCCGAACTCTCGTCGACCTGCGCCGATTGCCACCGCCGCGATGATGTCCACCGCGGCGAATTCGGGACCGATTGCCAGCGTTGTCATGTGACGGACGACTGGTCGAAGGTCATTTTGCCCGAGGATCGCGGCAAATAACTGGAACCCCGGTCCGATTTATATTCTTTTTGCCGATGAAGCGCCCCGTGCATACGACGAACCGATGGTCGGACTCTATCGCGTGGGCTGCCATTCTGACAGTTTGCAGCGCGAGTGGCTGGGGGCTGCCGCTTGATGAAAGAAGATCACGTCGGTTTTCTCGGGTCGTCGAGTTGCCGAGGGCACCCCAGTGTTGAACAAGCTTTCGACACTAATTATGATGGTCTTGGCCAGCTTCATGCTTCTGGCCGCCCCTTCGTTCGGCCAGCAAGAATCGCGTTTCGAGAACTTCGATCACTTCTCCACCGGGTTCCCGCTGACCGGCCAGCACGCGGCCGTCCAATGCGAATCGTGCCACATCGACGGGCAATTCAAGGGAACGCCGACACGCTGTGCAGACTGCCACAATTCGGTGAGGGCGGAAGGCAAGCCCGCCAACCACCCGCAAACGCAGGCCAATTGCGATAGCTGCCACGCAACCAACCAGTGGACGATAAGTCGCTTCGACCACAGCGGCGTCACCGAACGTTGCGCCTCCTGCCACAACGGAATCCAGTCGAGCGGCAAGCCGGCCAACCACGTGCCTAGCTCGCAGGAATGCGAGAACTGCCACACGACTTCCAGCTGGACCAACGCGACCTTCGATCACAGCGCGGTGACCGGCAATTGCGTGTCCTGCCACAACGGCACGACGGCGACGGGCAAGCCTGCCAACCACATCCCCTCGAGCAATGTCTGCGAGGACTGCCACCGGACCACCGCCTGGGTGCCGGCAAACTTCGATCACGCAGGGATCACTGGCAATTGCTCAAGTTGCCACAATGGGACGACGGCGACGGGCAAGCCTGCCAACCACATCCCCTCGAGCAATGTCTGCGAGGATTGTCACCGGACCACCGCCTGGGTCCCTGCGAGCTTCGACCACGAGGGCATCACTGGCAATTGCTCAAGTTGCCACAACGGGACGACTGCGACCGGCAAGCCGGCCAATCACATTCCTTCGAGCAACGTCTGCGAGGACTGCCACAGGACAACGGCCTGGGTCCCTGCGAGCTTCAGCCACGCGGGCATTACGAACAATTGCTCGAGCTGTCACAACGGTACGACGGCGATGGGCAAGTCCCCCAGCCACCCGCCGACCAACAACACGTGCGAATCGTGCCACACCACCAATGACTGGTCGCAGGTCCGGTTCGATCACCGCGCAACCAGCGCCACCTGCTCGACCTGTCACAACGGCACGATCGCAGAGGGCAAGGGGCCGACCCATATCCAGACCACCGCACAGTGCGACAGTTGTCACACCACCAATGCATGGAGCCCGGCAAGATTCTCGCATGAAGGGATAACTGGCAACTGCTCCTCCTGTCACAACGGCACCACGGCAACCGGCAAGCACGCCAACCATGTCAGCTCGACCAACGCCTGCGAGGATTGCCACACGACCAACGCGTGGAGCCCGGCGCGCTTCGATCACAGCGCCGCAACCGGTTCCTGTTTCTCCTGCCACAATGGCACGACGGCGACGGGCAAGCATGCGAACCACATTGCCTCGTCCAACGCCTGCGCCGATTGCCATACCACCAACGGCTGGACTCCTGCGCGCTTCGACCATTCAGGCGTGACCGGATCCTGCTTCAGTTGCCACAACGGGACGACGGCAACAGGCAAGCACGCAACGCATGTCGCATCCGCCAACACCTGCGACGATTGCCATACGACCAATGCATGGGTCCCCGCGCGGTTCGATCACAGCGCGGTCACCGGCACCTGCTTCAGCTGCCACAACGGCACTACGGCAACCGGCAAGCACGCAACGCACGTCGCCTCGACGAATTCCTGCGCCGATTGCCACTCTACCAATGCGTGGGTTCCGGCCAATTTCGATCACAGCTCGGTCACCGGGACCTGTTTCAGTTGCCACAACGGCACGACGGCCACGGGCAAGCATGCCGCGCATATCGCGTCGAGCAATTCCTGTTCCGATTGCCATTCGACCAACGCCTGGACGCCTGCAAACTTTGATCACAGCTCGGTCACCGGGTCCTGCTTCAGTTGTCACAACGGCACGACGGCGACGGGCAAGCATCCGGCTCACGTTTCCTCGACCAACACCTGTGACGATTGCCACACGACCAATGCCTGGGTGCCGGCGCGCTTCGACCACAGCGCGGCGACCGGGACCTGCTCGAGCTGCCACAATGGCACGACCGCTACCGGCAAGCACCCGGCGCACATCGCCTCGAGCAATTCCTGCGGCGACTGCCACACTACCAACGCGTGGACACCGGCCAATTTCAACCACGACAACATATCGGGGTCCTGTTCGTCCTGTCACAACGGCACGACCGCCACGGGCAAGCATGCGGCCCATCTCAACACCACGAACACCTGCGAAGACTGTCACCGCGTGACCAGCTGGGTTCCGGCGAACTTCAATCACGCGGCGGCCAACGGCACCTGCTCCAGCTGTCACAACGGCACGGCGGCGCCCGGCAAGACGCCGTCGCATCCCAACACCACCAACCAGTGCGATTTCTGCCATGTGACGAGCAGCTGGGCTGCGGTGCGCATGGACCATTCGCAGGCGCTCGGCACCTGTTCCAGCTGCCACAACAACACTCTGGCGACCGGCAAGCCGCCTTCGCATATCGCCACCACGGCGCAGTGCGATTCGTGTCACAGCACCAACGCCTGGACTCCGGCCAGCTTCAGCCACGATGGCGTGACGGGCAATTGCGTCAGCTGCCACAACGGGACGACCGCCACCGGCAAGCCCCCAACGCACCCGGGCACCACGAATGTCTGCGAAAATTGCCACCGGACGACCAACTGGACGACGATCAACATGTCGCATGGCGATGTCACAGGTCGCTGCGATGCCTGTCACAACGGCACGATCGCCGAGGGCAAGCCAAACGATCATCCCAACACGTCCCAGGATTGCGGCGCCTGCCACGACACCCGGAACTGGGACGACTGACCCGGTGAGCGGGAAGAGGAGATGCGTTTGAACAAGCACGTCTGGCTGAAGGGTGTCGCTTCGATCGCGCTGGTTGCGGGTGCGACGGCGGGCCTGTCGGGCACCGCGCAGGCGCAGGCCGTCACCGACCAGACGCTGTCTGACCTCAGGATCGAGCGGGCGGGGACCTGCACCACGCTGACGGTCGAATTCAACATCCGCCTGCAGATCCTGAGTTATTATCCCAGCCGTCCGGGGCGCGAGCTGCATATCCGCGTGCGCCCGCTCGACCCATCGGCCAATCTCGCCGCGCGCGATGCGCTGCGCCCTCCCGGCAGCCTGCCCGAACTGCGCTCCATCGAATACGACGGCACCGATCCGGGCGGTCCGCTCGTCTCGCTCTATTTCCAGCAGGACATGGAGTTCGAGGTCGAGGGCGGCCCCCGGCCGGATTCGCTCGTCATCAAGCTATTTAGGCCCGGCGAGGGGCGCCAGTGCGCGCTGGTCGAGGCACCCGCTCCTGCGCCCGTCATCGCAACGCCGACGCCCTCTCAACCCGCCGTCGTCGCGACCGAGCCCGAGATCCCGCCGGGCCGCTTCGTCGTCAACGCCATCTCGGCCCCCGGCGAGCTCGGCGAACTGACGCCAGAACAGCGCGCGGCGATCGACGACCGCGTCGCCTATGACAGCGCAGTCGACCGTGAGGGCGAGGAATGGCACCGGCTCCGGCTCGGCTTTTACGAGACCCGCGCGGAGGCAGAAGAGGCGGCGGCAAACTTCGCCGACCTCTTCCCCGGCGCCTTCGTGCTCGAAGTCACGCCCGAGGAACGCGAAGAGGCCATCGCCACCCGCCTGCCCATCGCTGCGCCGGTCCAGACGGCGGCGGGCGCGGCGCAAGCCGGCATTCCGTCCGGCCTCTATATCGTCAACGCCATCTCCAGCCCCTCCGAACTGGGCGAGCTTACGCCTGAGCAGCAGGACGCGATTAGCGGGCGGGTCGCTTACGACAGCGTGGTCGAGCGCGACGGGGAGGAGTGGCACCGCCTGCGCGTCGGTTTCTTCGAAACCAAGGAGCAGGCCGATGCCGTCTCGGCCCAGCTGGAGGAGGTCTTCCCGGCGGCCTGGACCCTGCGCATCACGCCGCAGGAACGCGCCGAGGGCATCGCCTCGCGCATGGACACGGGCGAGCTCATCGTCTCGCGCACCCCGCGCCCCGCCATCGTGGCCAGTCCGGAGCAATCGGCCGAGGTCGATCGCCTGATCCTGGAAGCCGAAGCCGCCATTGCGCTGGGCAATAACGACCGCGCGATCCAGCTGCTCACCAACGCGCGGGGCCTGCCCGAGGCGCAGAGCACCCCGCGCGCGATCGAGCTTCTCGGCCTGACGCGCGAGCGCAAGCAGCAGGTGGCGCAGGCGCGCGCGGAATATGAGGAATATTTGCGCCGCTACCCGGAAGGCGAAGACGCCGAACGCGTGCGCCAGCGGCTTGCCGCGCTCTCTGGCCCGGTCCAGACCGCCGAGCTGCGCGAGGCCGAGGGCGGCAATCCCGCCGCATGGACCTGGGACGTGCGCGGCAGCTTCTCGCAATTCTACTATCGTGACCAGAGCCGGACGCGTTTCGTCGATGCCTCCGTGCCCGAAGAGGACCCCGACGAGGACGACCAGGTTAATCTCAACCAGCTCCTGACCTCGGCCGACATAGCGATCATGGCGGGCAACGACCGCGAGCAATTCGAAGCGCGCGCTTCGGGCTCCTACGTCTGGAATTTCCGTTCGGGTGGGCGCGATCTGAAAGCGATCACCGCGCTTTATGTCGGCGCATCGGACGCCGAAACCGGCATCGCCTCGCGCTTCGGGCGCCAGACGCGCAATTCGGGCGGCGTCTTCGGCCGTTTCGACGGGACCTGGGTTGGCTGGCAGGCGAGCGACAAGGTAAGGGTGAACGCGGTGGCGGGCTTTCCCGTCCTCACTTCGCGCCAGACCCGTATTTTGAAGGAACGCCATTTCTACGGCGCCAGCATCGACTACGGCAGCCGCAGCGACACGGTGCAGGCAACGGCCTATTTCCTCAATCAGGAGGCGCAGGGCGGCTTCGTCGACCGGCGTTCGATCGGGGCCGAACTGAGGCTGCGCAAGGATCGCTTCAACGCGTTCGGCCTGCTGGATTACGACATTCATCACGAGGAAGTGAACCTCGCTCTGGCAACGCTCGCCTATACGGCGGAGGACGGCTCCAACCTCAGCATGACGGCGGATTATCGCCGCTCGCCGCTGCTTACGACCAGCAACGCGCTAATCGGTCAGATCGGGGTGATCGACGCGCTGCCCTTCACCGACCTGCGCGACCTGCTGCGGTTCTATACCGAGGACGAGATCTACCGGATCGCGCGCGACCGCACGCTGGTGACCAAGTCGCTTACCACCGCCTATTCGCGGCCGATCACCGAGAAGCTGCAGGCGAATTTCGACTTCACGCTGACCGAAACCAGCGGTTCGCCGCTGATCCCGGCGACCGACGGGACTCAGGAGATTCCTGCGCTCGCCAGCACCGGCACGGAGTATTATTTCGGCGCGCAGCTCGTCGGCACAGGCTTCCTTTGGGACAACGACATTTACATCCTGTCGGGCCGCTATGCCGATACACAGCGCTCCAACAGCTACACGGTCGATTTCAACGCGCGCGTGCCGCTGACCGACAAGGTCCGCCTGACACCGCGACTGCGTTACGGGCGGCGCGAGGACCGGGTTTCGCAGACGACCTACGAGCAGTTCCAGCCCAGCCTGCGCGTCAACATCTATCCCTTCCGCCATGGCGAGATCGAGCTGGAGGCGGGGATGAACTTCGCCTCGCAGCGTATCCGCGAACCGATGGGTGTCTCGACATTCGACGAGACGGGGATAATATTCACCGCAGGCTACCGGCTTGATTTCTGATCGCGCCGGGCCGGAACGGAAACGCACCGCATTGGGGAGGGGGTTTCTATGATTGCCGAGGCCGGACTTGCCGCCCTGTGGCTGGCCGCCGCGCTGACAATCGCGCAGCTTGCGCTGGGCGTGCTCGGCCTGCGCCGTGCGGGAGAGGGGCTAGCCGAGGCCATCATCCCCGTCTCCGTGCTGCAGGCACTGCTGGTCACGTTCAGCTTCGTGTGTCTGGTGACGCTGTTCATGCGTTCGGACATGTCGGTGTTGCTGGTCGCCGCGAACAGCCATTCGGCCAAGCCCATGATCTACAAATTCGCCGGGACATGGGGCAATCACGAGGGCTCCATGTTGCTGTGGGTGACGATCCTCAGCATCGCCGGCGCGACCATCGCGGCGTTCGAGCGCAAGCTGCGGACCGACACCAAGGTCGCGACCCTGGCCGCGCAGGCCGCCATCGCGCTCGGCTTTTACGGGTTCCTTCTGCTCTCCTCCAACCCCTTCGAGCGGATCGAGAACGTGATCGAAGGGGCGGGCCTCAACCCGCTGTTGCAGGACCCCGGCCTCGCCTTCCACCCGCCCACGCTTTACGCGGGCTATGTCGGCATGTCGGCGGCGTTCTCCTTCGCGGTGGGCGCGCTGGTTACCCGCGATGTCGGCCCGGAATTCGCCCGCGCGATGCGGCCGTGGATTCTCGCCTCGTGGATATTTCTCACCATCGGGATCGTGGCGGGGAGTTACTGGGCCTATTACACGCTGGGCTGGGGCGGCTGGTGGTTCTGGGACCCGGTCGAGAACGCCTCGCTCATGCCCTGGCTGGCGACGACCGCGCTGCTGCATTCGGTCACCGTCCTCGCCACGCGCGACGGTTTGCGGGCGTGGACGATCATGCTGGCCGTGCTCGCCTTTTCCATGTCGATGGTTGGCACCTTCCTCGTACGCTCGGGCATTCTCACCAGCGTCCATTCCTTCGCCGTCGATCCGGAGCGCGGGGTGTTCATTCTCGGCCTGCTGGTGTTCTACATTTGCGGCGCACTGGCGCTGTTCGCGCTGCGGATCGGGACCGTGCGCGAAGGCAGCCGGTTCGATCTCGTCAGCCGCGAATCCGCGCTGGTGATGAACAATCTCCTGCTCACCGTGATCCTCGTCGTGGTGCTGTGCGGCACGCTCTATCCGCTGGCGCTGGAGCTTGCGAATGGCGAAAAGATCTCGGTCGGCGCGCCCTACTTCAACGCGGTGGCGGGGCCGCTGGCGGTGATCCTCATGCTGATCCTTGCTGCAGGTCCGCTTCTGCGCTGGCGGACCGACAGCACGAAGAAGCTTGTCGACCGCATCGCGCTGGCGCTGGTCTCCGGGGCGGGGGCGGCCTTGCTGCTGGCGGTGTTCGCCGGAGACCTCGGGATACTGCCCTATCTCGGCCTCGTTGTGGCCGCGGTCGTCGGCGTGGCGAGCGTCGCGCCCTTGTGGAAGCGCAATTTGCGCCGCACGCCGCTCTTCACCTGGGGCATGGTCATCGCCCACCTCGGCTGCGCGGTTTCAATCGTCGGCATGGCCAGCGAG
Protein-coding sequences here:
- a CDS encoding TPR domain-containing protein, which translates into the protein MLATILTALAGMAVGIVAMRLWQQSQSARATGTGETVTGDAPAKPAFDRTRLLLIGAGVLVAATLAVLLLRSQDDGSATSAVPGSAMALNQSGQQLEDVDTMIDRLAARLEANPEDGEGFRMLGWSYLMTNRPQQAIAPFERAIELLPQSAAARSGYGEALVAVAEGEVTADARQAFEQALAIDPTEPRARYFRGRWLAQQGKQKEALDLWIELANAAPPDAPWQADVRRDIDALAAELGTDVSDRLNAAPPPPAMSGRPPALDAATVNAANALPPSEQEAMIEQMVEGLATRLKSDPDNPEGWARLIRSRMVRGQADQAKADLATARKALAGNTQGLALVEAAAREAGVP
- a CDS encoding cytochrome c3 family protein; this translates as MRSLRALITLLLLMAAAPLMGQSIIERLVTPGPLSQPHAKLEDSCNSCHANFRKEAQNSKCLACHTDVASDIRAGAGYHGRSSNARRSDCKTCHTEHKGRRANIVRLNTRTFNHDLTDFPLRGGHAKVSCASCHTGGKAYRLAPTTCRGCHKSDDPHKGRLGPRCQDCHQVSSWQSLKPFDHSKTGFRLTGAHSGTSCMSCHKGQQWSGLTTSCYGCHKQDDAHNGTRGTNCSSCHTTSSWRDVKFDHDTTGFSLIGAHAQASCSSCHGANNAIKNPPTTCYGCHEKDDSHQGANGTQCADCHVPQGWSRIQFDHDRLTDFPLRGAHRQASCESCHIHPPKVAAPPTTCFGCHEEDDSHKGGNGTDCARCHTETDWEAVEFDHATMTGFPLLGKHAQARCEDCHIEASDQVKLVPQCASCHYEDDVHKAELGPSCGRCHDSNDWTTNISFDHALTSFPLLGKHADIDCTDCHADQTFTVKGPQCADCHVDEHHEGRLGTPAQCGNCHNASDWKAWSFDHDTQTQFPLTGKHKGLVCESCHARAGDPAELSSTCADCHRRDDVHRGEFGTDCQRCHVTDDWSKVILPEDRGK
- a CDS encoding cytochrome C — its product is MLLAAPSFGQQESRFENFDHFSTGFPLTGQHAAVQCESCHIDGQFKGTPTRCADCHNSVRAEGKPANHPQTQANCDSCHATNQWTISRFDHSGVTERCASCHNGIQSSGKPANHVPSSQECENCHTTSSWTNATFDHSAVTGNCVSCHNGTTATGKPANHIPSSNVCEDCHRTTAWVPANFDHAGITGNCSSCHNGTTATGKPANHIPSSNVCEDCHRTTAWVPASFDHEGITGNCSSCHNGTTATGKPANHIPSSNVCEDCHRTTAWVPASFSHAGITNNCSSCHNGTTAMGKSPSHPPTNNTCESCHTTNDWSQVRFDHRATSATCSTCHNGTIAEGKGPTHIQTTAQCDSCHTTNAWSPARFSHEGITGNCSSCHNGTTATGKHANHVSSTNACEDCHTTNAWSPARFDHSAATGSCFSCHNGTTATGKHANHIASSNACADCHTTNGWTPARFDHSGVTGSCFSCHNGTTATGKHATHVASANTCDDCHTTNAWVPARFDHSAVTGTCFSCHNGTTATGKHATHVASTNSCADCHSTNAWVPANFDHSSVTGTCFSCHNGTTATGKHAAHIASSNSCSDCHSTNAWTPANFDHSSVTGSCFSCHNGTTATGKHPAHVSSTNTCDDCHTTNAWVPARFDHSAATGTCSSCHNGTTATGKHPAHIASSNSCGDCHTTNAWTPANFNHDNISGSCSSCHNGTTATGKHAAHLNTTNTCEDCHRVTSWVPANFNHAAANGTCSSCHNGTAAPGKTPSHPNTTNQCDFCHVTSSWAAVRMDHSQALGTCSSCHNNTLATGKPPSHIATTAQCDSCHSTNAWTPASFSHDGVTGNCVSCHNGTTATGKPPTHPGTTNVCENCHRTTNWTTINMSHGDVTGRCDACHNGTIAEGKPNDHPNTSQDCGACHDTRNWDD
- a CDS encoding heme lyase CcmF/NrfE family subunit, which translates into the protein MIAEAGLAALWLAAALTIAQLALGVLGLRRAGEGLAEAIIPVSVLQALLVTFSFVCLVTLFMRSDMSVLLVAANSHSAKPMIYKFAGTWGNHEGSMLLWVTILSIAGATIAAFERKLRTDTKVATLAAQAAIALGFYGFLLLSSNPFERIENVIEGAGLNPLLQDPGLAFHPPTLYAGYVGMSAAFSFAVGALVTRDVGPEFARAMRPWILASWIFLTIGIVAGSYWAYYTLGWGGWWFWDPVENASLMPWLATTALLHSVTVLATRDGLRAWTIMLAVLAFSMSMVGTFLVRSGILTSVHSFAVDPERGVFILGLLVFYICGALALFALRIGTVREGSRFDLVSRESALVMNNLLLTVILVVVLCGTLYPLALELANGEKISVGAPYFNAVAGPLAVILMLILAAGPLLRWRTDSTKKLVDRIALALVSGAGAALLLAVFAGDLGILPYLGLVVAAVVGVASVAPLWKRNLRRTPLFTWGMVIAHLGCAVSIVGMASESAFTQENLVAMEIGETQRIHDFEVTLEDVREAPGPNYAALEAVAIVRREGEEPLRMVPQLHQFSDPVMQTNQAAIETYWNGQLYIVLGDRSIGNRFLMRLWWKPFVTFIWLGGIMIALGGLLSLVGRVRRDIVSRKPAAPELKGAPA
- a CDS encoding SPOR domain-containing protein, which encodes MRLNKHVWLKGVASIALVAGATAGLSGTAQAQAVTDQTLSDLRIERAGTCTTLTVEFNIRLQILSYYPSRPGRELHIRVRPLDPSANLAARDALRPPGSLPELRSIEYDGTDPGGPLVSLYFQQDMEFEVEGGPRPDSLVIKLFRPGEGRQCALVEAPAPAPVIATPTPSQPAVVATEPEIPPGRFVVNAISAPGELGELTPEQRAAIDDRVAYDSAVDREGEEWHRLRLGFYETRAEAEEAAANFADLFPGAFVLEVTPEEREEAIATRLPIAAPVQTAAGAAQAGIPSGLYIVNAISSPSELGELTPEQQDAISGRVAYDSVVERDGEEWHRLRVGFFETKEQADAVSAQLEEVFPAAWTLRITPQERAEGIASRMDTGELIVSRTPRPAIVASPEQSAEVDRLILEAEAAIALGNNDRAIQLLTNARGLPEAQSTPRAIELLGLTRERKQQVAQARAEYEEYLRRYPEGEDAERVRQRLAALSGPVQTAELREAEGGNPAAWTWDVRGSFSQFYYRDQSRTRFVDASVPEEDPDEDDQVNLNQLLTSADIAIMAGNDREQFEARASGSYVWNFRSGGRDLKAITALYVGASDAETGIASRFGRQTRNSGGVFGRFDGTWVGWQASDKVRVNAVAGFPVLTSRQTRILKERHFYGASIDYGSRSDTVQATAYFLNQEAQGGFVDRRSIGAELRLRKDRFNAFGLLDYDIHHEEVNLALATLAYTAEDGSNLSMTADYRRSPLLTTSNALIGQIGVIDALPFTDLRDLLRFYTEDEIYRIARDRTLVTKSLTTAYSRPITEKLQANFDFTLTETSGSPLIPATDGTQEIPALASTGTEYYFGAQLVGTGFLWDNDIYILSGRYADTQRSNSYTVDFNARVPLTDKVRLTPRLRYGRREDRVSQTTYEQFQPSLRVNIYPFRHGEIELEAGMNFASQRIREPMGVSTFDETGIIFTAGYRLDF